In one window of Kosmotoga pacifica DNA:
- a CDS encoding PhoH family protein — MPVRKIHIPGEVEISELFGEYDRRARFLQKRFDVKISIIGNEVWIKGEDSEIIETVKDIVDELIEMNADGHLVDWREFEYLVEQHEIKQKESTEFEGFYKTVRGTSVLSARIKPKTVGQKKYIECMKKNEIVFSIGPAGTGKTYLAVAMAVDYLRSGKVQRIILTRPAVEAGEKLGFLPGTLSEKVDPYLRPLYDALMDMLPMDRLNYYKDNGIIEVVPLAYMRGRTLNNSFIILDEAQNTTYQQMKMFLTRIGFNSRAVVTGDITQIDLERSRDSGLVLVQGVLKNIDGIAFVYLNDQDVVRNPLVKEIIKAYDIYEREERDDERKS; from the coding sequence TTGCCAGTGAGGAAAATACACATTCCCGGTGAAGTAGAGATTAGTGAGCTTTTCGGGGAATACGACCGCAGAGCGCGATTTTTACAGAAAAGGTTTGACGTTAAGATCTCTATAATTGGCAATGAGGTATGGATCAAAGGCGAGGACTCAGAGATTATTGAGACTGTGAAAGACATTGTCGATGAGCTCATAGAAATGAATGCCGATGGCCACCTTGTCGATTGGAGAGAATTTGAATATCTGGTCGAACAGCATGAGATTAAGCAAAAGGAGTCAACAGAGTTTGAAGGGTTTTACAAAACTGTTAGAGGTACGAGCGTTCTCTCAGCACGCATAAAGCCAAAAACTGTGGGGCAGAAGAAGTATATCGAATGTATGAAGAAAAACGAAATTGTTTTCTCGATAGGTCCTGCCGGTACAGGGAAAACATATTTAGCGGTAGCCATGGCCGTGGATTATTTGAGATCAGGGAAGGTGCAGAGAATTATCTTGACAAGACCGGCGGTTGAAGCTGGTGAAAAACTGGGTTTTTTGCCTGGTACACTCTCAGAAAAAGTGGATCCATATCTTCGACCGTTGTACGATGCTCTCATGGACATGCTACCTATGGATAGGTTGAACTATTACAAAGATAATGGAATTATAGAAGTTGTTCCCTTAGCATACATGAGAGGCAGGACTCTCAATAACTCATTTATCATACTTGACGAAGCGCAAAATACCACCTATCAGCAGATGAAGATGTTTTTGACAAGGATAGGTTTCAATTCTAGAGCTGTGGTCACCGGAGATATAACGCAGATAGATCTTGAGAGAAGTCGGGACTCCGGCCTTGTTCTTGTGCAGGGAGTTCTCAAGAATATTGACGGAATTGCCTTCGTTTATCTCAATGATCAGGATGTCGTTCGCAACCCGCTAGTCAAGGAAATAATAAAAGCTTATGACATCTACGAGAGAGAGGAAAGAGACGATGAAAGAAAAAGTTAA
- a CDS encoding DegV family protein, which translates to MKYGIVTDSTCSLDQETLKKHGISLVSLYINKDGKYLKALELDPKMYSKEMADPSFSALTSQPSPNDFYEIFMKLKAVCDLILVPVISSKLSGTYSSALLAAEMIDIPVKVIDSRLTSYPLGSLAINLRKLAESGRPLDELIEYAENFHRKVRVFFSVDSLEYLYRGGRIGKAKVLMGSLLNLKPIIELSDGELKAAGTVRGNKKLLEKLFSLATMPMAGHDLKTFRILNVSRDEDSKLLYSKAKNNFPNADIFISDIEPVVLTHLGPSAIGIITEWQEKSI; encoded by the coding sequence TTGAAGTATGGTATCGTTACTGACAGCACCTGTTCTCTCGATCAGGAAACCTTAAAAAAACATGGTATCAGCCTTGTGTCACTTTATATCAATAAAGATGGAAAGTATCTAAAGGCGCTTGAGCTCGATCCCAAGATGTATAGCAAAGAAATGGCTGACCCGAGCTTTTCAGCATTGACTTCTCAGCCAAGCCCCAATGATTTCTATGAGATCTTTATGAAGCTCAAAGCTGTGTGTGACCTTATACTGGTTCCGGTGATTTCTTCAAAGTTAAGTGGTACTTATAGTTCTGCATTACTTGCTGCTGAAATGATCGACATTCCGGTGAAGGTCATAGATTCCAGGCTAACAAGTTATCCCCTTGGTTCTCTAGCCATTAACCTTAGAAAGCTGGCTGAAAGCGGGAGGCCACTCGATGAACTCATTGAATACGCAGAGAATTTTCACAGAAAAGTCCGAGTATTCTTCTCTGTTGATTCACTGGAGTATTTGTATCGTGGTGGTAGAATCGGCAAAGCAAAGGTTCTGATGGGAAGTCTTCTGAATCTAAAACCCATAATAGAACTAAGCGATGGGGAACTAAAAGCAGCAGGAACCGTTCGGGGAAATAAAAAGCTCCTTGAAAAGTTATTTTCTCTCGCCACTATGCCAATGGCCGGTCATGATTTGAAAACGTTTAGAATCCTGAATGTCAGCCGTGATGAGGATAGTAAGTTGCTTTATTCAAAAGCGAAAAACAACTTCCCGAACGCCGATATCTTCATCTCTGACATAGAACCCGTGGTATTGACCCATCTCGGACCATCAGCCATAGGAATCATAACTGAATGGCAGGAAAAGTCAATCTGA
- a CDS encoding sigma 54-interacting transcriptional regulator: MYYRAIMIGEDLKDIDSFDSFSNIYELDFDYLVNMEKDIPTLLFIDGAPYDEKVLQDWLYAFTNIILINNNPIRAFILRGYSEECNLFKGYYRVMGSYKSSRQLAREIIERIDTQLMRIVGESDKVVKLKKMLVLSMFYDGSVMILGETGTGKNLLAEVIAKLSPRWDKPFYSMNCAAIPETLLESELFGYKKGAFTGASTEKTGLVEQANTGTLFLDEIGDMPLNLQAKILSITENREFFKIGDTKPKKVDVRFITATNRTEDTALRNDLRFRLSAIKVELPPLRERKSDIPLIFDSVLKSKGYLLTFEGLSPELKEIFMEYDYPGNVRELLNMIEEFLAVNTVVYMKTNKNLEELTHSLAEEARILNMVKGITYKEFLNDLHKRITKELLKQRAKALEYNISSLSEEFGLTPRRIRDLLNEFGVKGDSD, encoded by the coding sequence GTGTATTACAGAGCGATAATGATCGGAGAAGATCTAAAAGATATTGATTCCTTCGATAGTTTTTCGAACATATATGAACTGGATTTCGACTACCTTGTAAACATGGAAAAGGATATACCTACGCTCCTCTTTATTGACGGTGCACCATACGATGAAAAAGTCTTACAAGACTGGCTTTACGCTTTTACGAACATCATCTTAATAAACAATAATCCCATCAGAGCTTTTATATTAAGGGGATATTCTGAAGAATGCAACCTGTTTAAAGGTTATTACCGAGTAATGGGAAGCTACAAAAGTTCCAGACAGCTAGCCCGGGAAATCATTGAGCGGATCGATACACAGCTGATGCGGATTGTTGGAGAAAGTGATAAAGTGGTGAAGCTCAAGAAAATGCTTGTGCTTTCAATGTTTTATGATGGAAGCGTTATGATACTTGGCGAAACCGGAACTGGCAAAAACCTCTTGGCAGAAGTAATTGCTAAGCTATCTCCTCGGTGGGATAAGCCCTTTTATTCAATGAACTGTGCCGCTATTCCTGAAACGTTGCTTGAAAGTGAGCTCTTTGGTTACAAAAAGGGTGCGTTTACTGGTGCTAGCACTGAAAAAACAGGGCTTGTCGAACAGGCAAACACGGGCACTCTATTTCTGGATGAAATTGGTGATATGCCATTGAACCTTCAGGCCAAGATATTGAGCATTACAGAGAATAGGGAGTTTTTCAAAATTGGAGATACTAAGCCTAAAAAAGTTGATGTTAGGTTCATCACAGCTACAAACAGAACCGAAGATACTGCTCTGAGAAACGATCTTCGTTTTAGATTATCGGCGATTAAGGTAGAACTTCCTCCATTAAGAGAAAGAAAAAGCGATATTCCACTTATTTTTGATAGCGTCCTAAAAAGCAAAGGTTACTTACTTACTTTTGAGGGTCTGTCTCCGGAGTTAAAAGAAATATTCATGGAGTACGACTATCCAGGAAATGTTCGCGAACTACTTAACATGATAGAGGAATTTCTCGCCGTGAACACAGTAGTTTACATGAAAACAAACAAGAATCTCGAAGAACTGACCCATTCTCTTGCTGAAGAAGCTAGGATATTGAACATGGTCAAAGGAATTACATATAAAGAATTCCTGAATGACTTGCACAAAAGGATAACAAAAGAGCTATTAAAACAGAGAGCAAAGGCTCTTGAATACAATATAAGCTCTCTTTCAGAGGAATTTGGTCTGACACCAAGGCGAATCAGAGACCTCCTGAATGAATTTGGAGTTAAAGGCGACTCAGATTGA
- a CDS encoding ABC transporter substrate-binding protein: MRKVLILFVVLLLSYVLLAENQLEIFSWWTGGGEEEGLLALFDVFHKYYPDVEIINATVAGGAGTNAKAVLKTRMIGGNPPDSFQVHGGMELIDTYVVTGMMEPITWLLEEWGIKDKFPEDILKICSYEGEVYSIPVNVHRGNVVFYNKAILEKAGIKELPTTWPEFFEVLKKVKAAGYVPLALGDKNKWTATHLFEDILLSTLGPYNYNGLWNGRTSFEHQGVKEALEIFIELMKYVNENHASLTWQDATLLVFEGKAAFNVMGDWAEGYLKTLGWTPGKEFGWMVVPGTKGAFMVVTDTFGLPKNAPHRENAIKWLKIISSVEGQDTFNPIKGSIPARIDADRSLYDDYLIWSMNDFATNALCPSIIHGSAAPEAFATALNDAINMFVTTKDLKKTHKIIIYAAEDYLE; encoded by the coding sequence ATGAGGAAAGTACTGATACTTTTCGTTGTTTTGTTGCTCTCCTACGTATTGCTCGCTGAAAATCAGCTTGAGATTTTCAGCTGGTGGACCGGCGGAGGAGAAGAGGAAGGGCTTCTCGCATTGTTTGACGTGTTCCACAAGTATTATCCGGATGTGGAAATTATTAACGCTACCGTGGCCGGTGGCGCTGGAACGAATGCAAAGGCTGTGCTAAAGACGAGGATGATAGGCGGTAATCCCCCTGATTCTTTTCAGGTACATGGTGGAATGGAGCTGATAGACACATATGTAGTCACCGGAATGATGGAACCCATAACATGGCTTCTGGAGGAATGGGGTATTAAAGACAAATTCCCTGAGGACATTCTTAAAATCTGTAGTTATGAAGGAGAAGTTTATTCGATACCTGTTAATGTACACCGGGGAAACGTTGTGTTCTACAACAAAGCCATTCTTGAAAAAGCTGGCATCAAAGAACTTCCGACAACCTGGCCTGAATTCTTTGAAGTTTTGAAGAAAGTCAAAGCAGCTGGATATGTGCCATTAGCCCTCGGTGATAAGAACAAGTGGACTGCCACCCACCTCTTTGAAGACATTCTACTCTCAACTCTTGGCCCTTACAACTATAACGGCCTCTGGAATGGTAGAACCTCCTTCGAACATCAAGGAGTCAAAGAAGCTCTGGAGATCTTCATCGAGCTCATGAAATATGTTAACGAGAACCATGCATCACTCACCTGGCAGGACGCGACATTACTTGTCTTTGAAGGAAAAGCGGCTTTCAACGTGATGGGAGATTGGGCGGAAGGTTATTTGAAAACCCTCGGCTGGACTCCCGGAAAAGAATTTGGTTGGATGGTCGTTCCTGGAACGAAGGGAGCATTCATGGTGGTAACGGATACCTTTGGCTTGCCCAAAAACGCGCCTCACAGGGAAAATGCCATTAAGTGGCTGAAAATAATATCTTCTGTCGAGGGTCAGGATACATTCAATCCCATAAAAGGATCGATCCCTGCCAGAATCGACGCTGATAGAAGCCTGTACGATGATTACCTGATCTGGTCGATGAACGACTTCGCTACAAACGCTCTCTGTCCATCGATAATTCACGGTTCAGCAGCTCCAGAAGCGTTTGCAACCGCACTAAACGATGCTATAAACATGTTTGTCACCACAAAAGACCTGAAGAAAACCCACAAAATTATTATCTACGCCGCTGAAGATTATCTGGAATAA